A portion of the Chryseobacterium tructae genome contains these proteins:
- a CDS encoding prolyl oligopeptidase family serine peptidase — protein sequence MNFKPMLLTAGVLFSASFYSQTMNYPKALKGAQTDTYFGTAVSDPYRDLENDSDATKKWVDEEVAYSQNYLSKIPFRDKIKSQLKDIWNYEKISAPFKEGDYTYYSKNDGLQAQSVLYRTNNKTKTTEVFLDPNKFSEKGTTSLSNLSFNKKGNLAAYSISEGGSDWNKIIIIDAVTKKQIDETLVDVKFSGIAWQNDEGFYYSSYDKPKEGTVLSGMTDKHKVYFHKLGTKQSEDKLIFGGEKTPRRYLGASVSDDQRYLIISAANATNGNELFIKDLKKGGDFVQINKGFDINAHIVDTQGDELFISTDKDAPNMRLVKTTISNPAPETWKDVIPQTENVLGISSGGGYFFATYMVDAIDQVKQYDKAGKLIREIALPGKGNISGFGGKEKEKDIYYSFSNYITPGTTYKYNVDSGKSEVYQKPKVKFNPDDYVSEQVFYTSKDGTKVPMMINYKKGTKLDGKNPTILYSYGGFNISLQPSFSVVNAIWMENGGIYAVPNIRGGGEYGKKWHDAGTKMQKRNVFEDFIAAGEYLQSKGYTSKEYMALSGRSNGGLLVGATMTLRPDLARVAFPGVGVLDMLRYNKFTAGAGWAYDYGTAEDNKEMFEYLKSYSPVHNVKAKTCYPSTMIITSDHDDRVVPAHSFKFGAELQEKQACKNPILLRIEKNAGHGAGRSTDQVIGENADLISFALYEMGIKK from the coding sequence ATGAATTTTAAACCTATGTTATTAACGGCTGGAGTTCTGTTTTCAGCATCTTTTTACTCTCAAACAATGAATTATCCAAAAGCATTAAAGGGTGCTCAAACCGATACTTATTTTGGAACCGCAGTTTCAGATCCGTACAGAGATCTTGAAAATGATTCTGATGCCACTAAAAAATGGGTAGATGAAGAAGTTGCGTATAGCCAGAATTACCTTTCAAAAATTCCTTTCAGAGATAAAATCAAAAGCCAATTGAAAGACATCTGGAATTATGAGAAAATTTCAGCCCCTTTCAAAGAAGGAGATTATACCTATTATTCAAAGAATGATGGATTACAGGCACAATCTGTTTTGTACAGAACCAATAATAAGACCAAGACTACAGAAGTATTTTTAGATCCGAATAAATTTTCAGAAAAAGGAACTACCTCGTTATCTAACCTTTCTTTCAACAAAAAAGGAAATCTTGCAGCGTATTCTATTTCAGAAGGCGGAAGCGACTGGAATAAGATCATTATTATTGATGCTGTTACCAAAAAACAGATTGATGAAACCTTAGTCGATGTAAAATTCAGTGGAATTGCATGGCAGAATGATGAAGGATTCTATTACTCAAGCTATGATAAACCGAAAGAAGGAACAGTGCTTTCCGGAATGACAGATAAGCATAAAGTGTATTTTCATAAGTTGGGAACTAAACAATCTGAGGATAAGCTGATCTTCGGTGGAGAAAAGACTCCAAGAAGATATCTGGGAGCAAGTGTTTCGGATGATCAAAGATACTTGATTATCTCAGCAGCCAATGCAACCAACGGAAATGAGTTGTTTATAAAAGATTTGAAAAAAGGAGGTGACTTTGTACAAATCAATAAAGGATTTGATATCAATGCACACATTGTAGATACTCAAGGTGATGAGCTTTTCATTTCTACAGATAAAGATGCACCAAATATGCGTCTTGTAAAAACAACAATCAGCAACCCAGCTCCGGAAACATGGAAAGATGTAATTCCGCAAACGGAAAATGTATTGGGAATCTCTTCAGGTGGCGGATATTTCTTTGCAACTTATATGGTAGATGCTATAGACCAGGTAAAACAATACGATAAAGCCGGAAAACTGATCAGAGAGATTGCACTTCCTGGAAAAGGAAATATTTCAGGTTTTGGAGGAAAAGAAAAAGAGAAAGATATTTATTATTCTTTCAGCAATTATATTACTCCGGGAACTACTTACAAGTATAATGTAGATTCTGGGAAATCTGAAGTGTATCAAAAGCCAAAAGTGAAATTCAATCCGGATGATTATGTTTCTGAGCAAGTATTCTATACTTCTAAAGATGGAACAAAAGTACCGATGATGATCAATTATAAGAAAGGTACTAAGCTTGATGGTAAAAACCCAACTATTTTATATTCTTATGGTGGATTCAATATCAGTTTACAGCCGTCTTTCTCAGTAGTGAACGCGATCTGGATGGAAAATGGAGGTATCTATGCTGTACCAAACATCCGTGGTGGTGGTGAATATGGTAAAAAATGGCATGATGCCGGAACAAAAATGCAGAAAAGAAATGTTTTTGAAGACTTTATTGCTGCAGGAGAATATTTGCAAAGTAAAGGCTATACTTCAAAAGAATATATGGCGCTTTCAGGAAGATCGAACGGAGGTTTATTGGTAGGAGCAACGATGACTTTACGTCCTGACTTGGCAAGAGTAGCCTTCCCAGGAGTTGGCGTATTGGATATGTTAAGATATAACAAGTTTACAGCAGGTGCAGGTTGGGCTTATGACTACGGAACAGCAGAAGACAACAAAGAAATGTTTGAATATTTGAAATCTTATTCACCTGTACACAACGTAAAAGCAAAAACATGTTATCCATCTACCATGATTATCACGAGTGATCATGATGACAGGGTAGTTCCTGCTCACTCCTTCAAGTTTGGTGCAGAGCTTCAGGAAAAACAAGCTTGTAAGAATCCTATTTTGTTAAGAATTGAGAAGAATGCAGGCCATGGCGCTGGAAGATCAACAGATCAGGTGATTGGTGAAAATGCAGATCTGATATCATTTGCTTTGTATGAGATGGGAATAAAGAAATAG
- a CDS encoding reprolysin-like metallopeptidase, giving the protein MKKRILLVCALAAGLSSFNAQRWTPASQKTSEIRKEVEVQYSYRIDLQSLRNTLKGAVETGKGAQAVIVSLPTAEGKIEQFAVYSDPVMEKSLADKYQLGSYVGVGVDDPGKYLRFSTSPTEIQSMIIKDGKFQFIEPITKDKQVYGVFYKTNRTEGEHGFDCSTDEKNLKDIKGLEANGKKNLSNVGITSRPSSTKFRTYRLAISVTGEYTQYFMNLAGVPATATDDEKRAPALVAINNTMSRVNGVFQKDFGIKLLVQNFPSVIYTDPTADPYSAADAGSAGAWNLELQQALTAQVTNANYDIGHLFGAAGGGGNAGCIGCICVDPTTATPKGKGSGFTSPYSAIPSGDSFDIDYVAHEMGHQLGGNHTFSNVSEGSGANVEPGGGTTIMAYAGITSDNVQSASDAYFHYKSIDQILTNLEGKPETCGTSTQITTNTPPVIAAPTAYTVPLGTAYYLETSATDAEGDALNYTWEQNDSVTNLASISGDSGWGYNPQGALTRSRFGTASGRRYFPSFPLVMNGILTNRTDPANPVNTNWETVSYIPRTLRYAITVRDQNAQNPMLSSTEVNTVIGADGPFKFNGLTTSSVLYKNANNVIQWEVANTNNAPYNSPNVKIDYTADNGATWTDLIASTPNTGSYTAQMPTTITTPIKLRISSIGNVFYAVSPAITVADAPTSTTAAPVGVSTIGTEIFKTTARVSWNSVPGSTYSINYRKVGASNWLNATSPTNSVQLTALEDETNYEVQVAAVVNSVAGAFSNTYAFKTKGLTTGVDYCIVNSGTSYVGAIRRVTVSNILYDDSSLRSYKDLSQDPTKIINLVQGSPYDLTPVVRQSYSNGSVPLNLSVWIDYNRNGTFEASERVISVGGTFLMEVLLLDHRTLLFLLLLTLGISC; this is encoded by the coding sequence ATGAAAAAAAGAATTTTACTAGTTTGTGCATTGGCAGCAGGGCTGTCTAGCTTTAATGCACAGAGGTGGACGCCAGCCTCACAAAAGACGTCTGAAATCAGAAAAGAAGTAGAGGTTCAGTATTCTTATAGAATAGATTTACAATCCCTTAGGAATACTTTAAAAGGAGCTGTAGAAACAGGAAAAGGAGCTCAGGCAGTCATTGTTTCTCTACCTACAGCAGAAGGAAAAATTGAACAATTTGCTGTATATAGTGATCCTGTAATGGAGAAATCTTTAGCAGATAAATATCAGTTAGGTTCTTATGTTGGAGTAGGCGTGGACGATCCAGGTAAATACTTAAGATTCAGTACTTCTCCTACAGAAATACAATCCATGATTATTAAAGATGGAAAATTCCAGTTTATAGAGCCTATTACTAAGGATAAGCAAGTATATGGAGTTTTCTATAAAACAAACAGAACGGAAGGAGAACACGGGTTTGATTGTTCTACAGACGAAAAAAACCTGAAAGATATAAAAGGGTTAGAGGCGAACGGAAAAAAAAATCTTTCTAATGTAGGGATTACAAGCAGACCTTCAAGCACAAAATTCAGAACTTATAGATTAGCTATTTCAGTTACAGGAGAATATACACAATATTTTATGAATCTGGCGGGTGTACCAGCTACAGCTACAGATGATGAGAAGAGAGCTCCTGCACTTGTAGCAATCAATAACACGATGAGCCGTGTAAATGGAGTATTCCAAAAAGATTTTGGAATCAAATTGCTTGTTCAGAATTTTCCAAGTGTTATTTATACTGATCCAACTGCTGATCCATATTCTGCTGCTGATGCAGGATCTGCTGGCGCATGGAATCTGGAACTTCAACAAGCATTGACAGCACAGGTAACCAATGCGAATTACGACATTGGTCATTTATTTGGTGCTGCAGGAGGTGGAGGTAACGCTGGATGTATAGGATGTATATGTGTTGATCCTACTACAGCGACTCCAAAAGGGAAAGGATCAGGATTTACTTCTCCATATAGCGCAATCCCAAGTGGGGATTCATTTGATATCGATTATGTTGCTCACGAAATGGGACACCAATTAGGAGGAAATCATACCTTCTCCAATGTGTCTGAAGGAAGTGGAGCTAACGTAGAACCGGGTGGAGGAACTACCATTATGGCCTATGCCGGAATTACAAGTGATAATGTTCAATCGGCTTCTGATGCTTATTTCCATTATAAGTCTATTGATCAGATTTTAACCAACTTGGAAGGAAAGCCTGAAACATGTGGTACTTCAACTCAGATTACAACCAATACCCCACCTGTAATAGCTGCACCAACAGCTTATACAGTCCCTTTAGGAACAGCATACTATCTTGAGACATCTGCTACAGATGCAGAAGGAGATGCCCTTAATTATACATGGGAACAAAATGATAGCGTAACAAACCTGGCATCAATCTCCGGGGATAGCGGATGGGGATATAACCCTCAAGGTGCTTTAACAAGATCCCGTTTCGGAACAGCTAGTGGAAGAAGGTACTTCCCAAGTTTCCCATTAGTTATGAACGGAATTTTAACGAATAGAACAGATCCCGCAAATCCTGTAAACACGAATTGGGAAACGGTATCTTATATTCCTAGAACTCTACGTTATGCAATAACTGTAAGAGATCAGAATGCTCAGAATCCAATGTTGTCTTCTACAGAGGTGAATACAGTTATCGGAGCTGATGGACCATTTAAATTTAACGGTCTTACAACATCTTCAGTTTTGTATAAAAATGCAAATAACGTTATCCAATGGGAAGTTGCGAATACAAATAATGCGCCCTATAACTCACCAAACGTAAAAATAGATTATACTGCTGATAATGGTGCTACATGGACGGATCTTATTGCTTCTACTCCTAACACAGGAAGCTATACTGCTCAGATGCCAACTACGATTACTACGCCAATCAAGTTAAGAATATCTTCTATTGGAAATGTATTCTATGCTGTTTCACCTGCAATTACTGTTGCTGATGCACCTACTTCTACTACAGCTGCTCCAGTTGGAGTTTCAACAATAGGAACAGAGATATTCAAAACTACAGCAAGAGTGTCTTGGAATAGTGTACCTGGTAGCACTTACTCTATCAATTATAGAAAAGTAGGAGCTTCAAACTGGTTAAATGCAACAAGCCCAACAAACTCAGTGCAGTTAACAGCACTTGAAGATGAGACTAACTACGAAGTACAAGTGGCTGCTGTGGTAAACTCTGTTGCTGGAGCATTCTCTAATACATATGCATTCAAAACAAAAGGCTTGACAACAGGTGTTGACTATTGTATTGTCAATAGCGGAACATCTTATGTAGGAGCCATCAGAAGAGTAACAGTATCTAACATTCTTTATGATGATAGCTCATTAAGATCATACAAAGATTTATCTCAAGATCCGACTAAAATTATAAACCTTGTTCAAGGTAGCCCATATGACCTGACTCCTGTAGTTAGACAATCATATAGTAATGGATCTGTTCCTCTTAATCTTTCTGTATGGATTGACTATAATAGAAACGGAACATTTGAAGCATCAGAAAGAGTAATTTCTGTTGGCGGAACGTTCCTAATGGAAGTGTTACTTTTGGACCACAGAACTTTATTGTTCCTACTACTACTTACTTTGGGGATAAGTTGTTAA
- a CDS encoding T9SS type A sorting domain-containing protein, producing MISKYNTAALTNPCGTITSGGGGVMDFSVKITGTLGTDEVRGTKASSEVSLYPNPADTFVEVKNLTGKADYKIYSADGRLIQEGQIDGQRINVASLIKGMYVVTIKDDKNTYNTKLIKK from the coding sequence GTGATCTCTAAGTATAATACAGCAGCATTAACCAATCCATGTGGAACTATTACATCTGGTGGTGGTGGTGTTATGGACTTCTCTGTAAAAATTACAGGAACGTTAGGAACAGACGAAGTAAGAGGTACAAAAGCATCTTCAGAAGTTTCTCTTTATCCAAACCCTGCAGATACTTTCGTAGAAGTTAAAAACCTTACAGGTAAAGCAGATTACAAAATCTACTCTGCTGACGGAAGATTAATTCAGGAAGGTCAGATTGACGGACAGAGAATTAATGTTGCTTCATTAATCAAAGGAATGTATGTTGTTACAATCAAAGATGATAAAAACACTTACAATACAAAACTTATTAAAAAATAA
- the scpA gene encoding methylmalonyl-CoA mutase has product MRKTISVKKPDFNVLPLEREVYNFEKDGLELKSSYEKKDVKDETLTQTSPGIEPYLRGPYSTMYVQKPWTIRQYAGFSTAEESNAFYRRNLAAGQKGLSVAFDLATHRGYDSDHARVVGDVGKAGVAIDSVEDMKILFNEIPLDQISVSMTMNGAVLPILSFYIVAAEEQGVKQELLSGTIQNDILKEFMVRNTYIYPPAPSMKIIADIFEYTSQNIPKFNSISISGYHMQEAGATPVLEMAYTLADGLEYVRTGIKAGMNVDDFAPRLSFFWAIGMNHFMEIAKMRAARYIWTHLLKQFNPQNPKSLALRTHSQTSGWSLTEQEPFNNITRTAIEALSSALGGTQSLHTNALDEAIALPTDYSAKIARNTQIILQQESGICDVVDPMGGSNLVESLTQQMIEEAMRYIDEVEQEGGMTKAIEAGIPKMRIEEAAAKKQAKIDSGEEFIIGVNSFKSSLKQDGIEILDIDNTEVRRKQIERLNTIKEERNADAVTEILNEIRESAKTGKGNLLALCIEAARRRVTLGEMSDAMEETFGRYKANIKTISGVYAMNAGKNEYFEKALHLTQKFEEEEGRRPRIMVAKMGQDGHDRGAKVVATAFADMGFDVDVAPLFQTPEEVAKQAVENDIHILGVSSLAAGHKTLVPQVVGELKKLGADDVAIVVGGVIPQQDYEFLYANGADFIFGPGTNLPKCAVEILERLLAQSAD; this is encoded by the coding sequence ATGCGAAAAACAATTTCTGTGAAAAAGCCTGATTTTAATGTATTACCTCTGGAAAGAGAAGTTTACAACTTTGAAAAAGACGGACTGGAACTTAAATCATCCTATGAAAAAAAGGATGTAAAAGATGAAACATTAACACAGACTTCTCCGGGAATTGAACCTTACCTGAGAGGCCCGTATTCCACCATGTATGTTCAAAAACCATGGACGATCCGTCAGTATGCCGGGTTCTCCACAGCGGAAGAATCCAATGCCTTTTACAGAAGAAATCTTGCTGCAGGACAAAAAGGTCTTTCCGTAGCCTTTGACCTTGCTACACACAGAGGATATGATTCTGACCACGCAAGAGTAGTAGGAGACGTAGGAAAAGCTGGTGTTGCCATCGATTCAGTGGAAGATATGAAGATATTGTTTAATGAAATTCCATTAGATCAGATCTCTGTTTCTATGACCATGAATGGTGCTGTACTTCCAATTCTGTCTTTCTATATCGTAGCAGCAGAAGAACAAGGTGTAAAACAGGAGCTGCTTTCAGGAACGATTCAAAACGATATTCTGAAAGAGTTTATGGTAAGAAATACCTATATCTACCCACCCGCTCCATCCATGAAGATCATTGCCGATATTTTTGAATATACTTCACAGAACATTCCGAAATTTAACTCTATTTCTATTTCAGGATATCATATGCAGGAAGCAGGAGCCACCCCGGTATTGGAGATGGCTTACACCCTGGCAGACGGTCTGGAATATGTAAGAACAGGAATTAAAGCAGGAATGAATGTAGATGATTTCGCCCCTCGTTTATCATTTTTCTGGGCGATTGGTATGAATCACTTCATGGAAATTGCTAAAATGCGTGCTGCAAGATATATCTGGACTCATCTTTTAAAACAGTTTAACCCTCAGAATCCAAAATCTTTAGCTTTAAGAACCCACTCTCAAACCTCAGGGTGGTCATTAACGGAACAAGAACCTTTTAATAATATTACAAGAACTGCTATTGAAGCATTGTCTTCAGCGTTAGGAGGAACACAATCACTCCATACCAATGCATTGGATGAAGCCATTGCTCTTCCTACTGACTATTCAGCCAAAATTGCAAGAAATACACAGATCATTCTTCAGCAGGAAAGCGGAATATGCGATGTCGTAGATCCAATGGGAGGAAGTAACCTTGTAGAAAGCCTTACTCAGCAGATGATTGAAGAGGCGATGAGGTATATTGATGAAGTAGAGCAGGAAGGAGGAATGACGAAAGCAATTGAAGCAGGTATTCCAAAAATGAGAATTGAAGAAGCTGCTGCTAAAAAGCAAGCCAAGATCGATAGTGGTGAGGAATTTATTATTGGAGTAAACTCATTTAAATCCTCATTAAAACAAGATGGAATCGAGATTCTGGATATTGATAATACAGAAGTTCGCAGAAAGCAAATAGAACGATTAAATACCATCAAAGAAGAGAGAAATGCTGACGCAGTAACAGAAATTCTAAATGAAATCCGAGAAAGTGCAAAAACAGGAAAAGGAAACTTGTTAGCACTGTGTATTGAGGCGGCAAGAAGAAGAGTTACCCTTGGTGAAATGAGTGATGCTATGGAAGAAACCTTCGGAAGATACAAAGCAAACATTAAAACAATATCTGGAGTATACGCTATGAATGCCGGAAAAAACGAATACTTTGAAAAAGCTCTTCATCTGACTCAGAAATTTGAAGAAGAAGAAGGACGCCGCCCAAGAATCATGGTCGCTAAAATGGGACAGGATGGGCACGACAGAGGAGCAAAAGTAGTAGCAACAGCATTTGCTGATATGGGGTTTGATGTAGATGTGGCTCCATTATTCCAAACACCGGAAGAAGTAGCGAAACAAGCCGTAGAAAACGACATTCACATTCTGGGAGTATCTTCATTGGCTGCCGGACATAAAACATTAGTTCCTCAAGTAGTAGGAGAATTGAAAAAGCTGGGAGCAGATGATGTGGCCATAGTAGTAGGTGGAGTAATTCCACAACAGGATTATGAATTCCTTTATGCTAATGGTGCTGACTTCATTTTTGGCCCCGGAACCAACCTTCCAAAATGTGCCGTAGAAATTTTAGAGAGATTATTAGCTCAGTCCGCTGACTAA
- a CDS encoding RtcB family protein, with product MGNLKLKGKDILKLGYPNNQSVNVALEVMKRNFATKNIHYVKSLLKEILIHPEQFEKDLTFGQIAETLISSKKTEKRMLNSQRAAFEIFGNNISEEAKNQLYTALKLPVSVQGALMPDAHSGYGLPIGGVLAVENAVIPYGVGMDIGCRMSLSILDTPVSYLNGARDKYEKALAEHTKFGMYETHKSHVDHEIFDRDTFNLIPILRRLKGKAIKQMGSSGGGNHFVEFGEVEITEEDPQIGLPKGKYLGILSHSGSRGLGAEIAQYYSRVAVEQCPLPKEAQQFAWLDLSTHLGLEYWTAMNLAGDYASACHDDIHRRLVKAVGGRVKARIENHHNYAWKEIHNGKEVIVHRKGATPANENELGMIPGSMTAKGFIVRGKGNPESLNSASHGAGRAHSRGECRSLFTQNDIKKELKLKDVTLMGGNTEEAPMAYKDIHEVMNAQSELVDILGTFQPRIVRMDK from the coding sequence ATGGGAAATTTAAAACTAAAAGGAAAAGATATATTAAAACTGGGCTATCCAAACAATCAGAGTGTAAATGTAGCCTTGGAAGTGATGAAGAGAAATTTTGCAACTAAAAATATCCATTATGTAAAATCTCTTTTAAAGGAAATTCTAATTCATCCGGAACAATTCGAAAAAGATTTAACCTTCGGACAAATTGCAGAAACCTTGATTTCTTCCAAAAAAACAGAAAAAAGAATGCTGAATTCACAGCGTGCAGCTTTTGAAATCTTCGGAAATAATATTTCAGAAGAAGCAAAAAACCAGTTGTACACCGCATTAAAGCTTCCCGTTTCTGTACAGGGCGCATTAATGCCCGATGCTCATAGTGGTTATGGCCTTCCGATTGGAGGTGTTTTAGCAGTAGAAAATGCAGTGATTCCTTACGGAGTAGGAATGGACATTGGCTGCAGAATGAGCCTTAGTATTTTGGATACACCCGTTTCATATCTGAACGGCGCAAGAGATAAATATGAAAAAGCTCTTGCCGAACATACGAAATTTGGAATGTATGAGACTCATAAATCTCATGTAGACCATGAAATCTTCGACAGAGATACATTTAACCTAATACCAATTCTGAGAAGACTAAAAGGAAAAGCCATCAAACAGATGGGATCTTCAGGAGGCGGAAACCATTTTGTGGAATTTGGAGAAGTGGAAATCACTGAAGAAGATCCGCAAATAGGGTTGCCAAAAGGGAAATACCTGGGAATCCTTTCACATAGTGGTTCAAGAGGATTGGGAGCTGAAATCGCTCAATATTACTCAAGAGTAGCAGTAGAACAATGTCCGTTGCCTAAAGAAGCTCAGCAATTCGCATGGTTGGATTTAAGTACACACTTAGGGTTGGAGTATTGGACGGCTATGAATCTTGCAGGAGATTATGCATCAGCCTGCCATGATGATATTCACAGAAGATTGGTAAAAGCAGTCGGTGGAAGAGTAAAAGCCCGAATCGAAAATCACCACAACTACGCTTGGAAAGAAATTCATAACGGAAAAGAAGTAATTGTTCACAGAAAAGGAGCAACCCCGGCTAATGAAAATGAATTAGGAATGATTCCGGGATCAATGACTGCCAAAGGGTTTATCGTTCGCGGAAAAGGAAATCCGGAATCTTTGAATTCGGCTTCGCATGGAGCGGGTAGAGCTCATTCAAGAGGAGAATGCAGAAGTCTCTTCACTCAGAATGATATCAAAAAAGAATTGAAGCTTAAAGATGTTACCCTTATGGGAGGAAATACAGAAGAGGCACCAATGGCTTATAAAGATATTCACGAAGTAATGAATGCACAAAGTGAATTGGTAGACATTCTGGGAACATTCCAGCCAAGAATTGTGAGAATGGATAAATAA
- a CDS encoding nucleotidyltransferase domain-containing protein, producing MGAPHNIKRYGELWPEFRIRLGLEVLEKLKNKIIISGGWAWHFMSETGHTEYKHSHDHKDIDVFVKKENVAEVVMLLQQEGFQKVWTRYDHLPSQENFRRYEKTVELENEKLHRITIDFFERNDLDTVDVNGFTIVKPDVLLSFYRNIHSSDKCWAVMAAKELLEKGIDPVGHPLLSKMPK from the coding sequence ATGGGAGCACCTCATAACATAAAAAGATATGGAGAACTCTGGCCTGAATTCAGAATCAGGTTAGGACTCGAAGTTTTAGAAAAATTAAAGAATAAAATTATAATATCCGGTGGATGGGCATGGCATTTCATGTCAGAAACAGGACATACTGAATATAAACATTCTCATGATCATAAAGATATTGATGTGTTTGTAAAGAAAGAAAATGTAGCAGAAGTTGTGATGCTCCTGCAGCAGGAAGGTTTTCAAAAAGTCTGGACACGATATGATCATTTACCCAGCCAGGAAAACTTTAGACGATATGAAAAAACAGTAGAACTAGAAAACGAAAAACTTCACAGAATTACCATTGATTTCTTTGAAAGAAATGATCTTGATACTGTAGACGTAAATGGATTTACAATAGTGAAGCCCGATGTTTTATTATCATTCTACAGAAATATTCATTCCAGTGATAAATGCTGGGCAGTAATGGCTGCAAAAGAATTATTAGAAAAGGGGATAGACCCTGTTGGACATCCTTTATTAAGCAAAATGCCAAAATAA
- the prfH gene encoding peptide chain release factor H — protein MEKLIQITSGRGPLECQWVVAKVLKTFLEEATQNKIEYELIHRENGDENLTLKSVTLLLKGKEIAEFLKSWVGSICWTGKSTFRKLHKRSNWFIGVFELENLEKSDFNEKDIRFQTTRSQGSGGQNVNKVNTAVRATHIPSGESVFVQDSRSQLENKKLSIVRLKEKVLSVYLQQLEKNMKETWSSHLQVQRGSPVRSFSGTDFKKNYENKSFKKQRNALKNELKNYRNDLN, from the coding sequence ATGGAAAAATTAATACAAATCACTTCCGGAAGAGGGCCTTTGGAATGCCAGTGGGTAGTTGCCAAGGTATTGAAAACTTTTTTGGAAGAAGCAACACAAAATAAAATAGAATATGAGCTCATCCACCGTGAAAATGGAGATGAAAATTTGACCTTAAAATCCGTTACCCTCCTTTTAAAAGGAAAAGAAATAGCAGAATTTTTGAAAAGCTGGGTGGGAAGTATTTGCTGGACAGGAAAGAGTACTTTCAGAAAACTGCATAAAAGGAGCAATTGGTTTATAGGTGTTTTTGAATTGGAAAATCTGGAAAAATCTGACTTCAATGAAAAAGATATCAGATTTCAGACAACCAGAAGTCAGGGAAGCGGTGGGCAAAATGTGAATAAAGTGAATACTGCAGTTCGTGCTACCCATATTCCTAGTGGAGAGTCCGTATTTGTACAGGACTCCCGTTCCCAGCTGGAGAATAAAAAGTTGTCTATTGTCAGACTAAAAGAGAAAGTATTGTCAGTATATCTCCAGCAGCTTGAAAAGAACATGAAAGAAACCTGGAGCTCTCATCTTCAGGTACAGCGGGGAAGCCCGGTTCGTTCATTTTCCGGAACTGATTTTAAAAAGAATTATGAAAACAAGTCATTCAAAAAACAGCGGAATGCCTTGAAAAATGAACTAAAAAACTACAGAAATGACCTTAACTAA
- a CDS encoding tetratricopeptide repeat protein has translation MTLTKSKYYFEALDNYPYSLPNCLEALNYALSYDPEDADSLCLMGRIYNEILTDYEQAKLYFEEAMQYNMGSLSVPQYYIKCLLDNEDLDEAEKLIEYAMKIKGIDKCRILIQQSLLFEIRLDYKKAIEPLKKARSFAYDQCMIDFLKNREKFVKAKMPKKPKKKVIKKKKETQ, from the coding sequence ATGACCTTAACTAAAAGTAAATATTATTTTGAGGCTCTGGACAATTATCCATATAGTCTTCCTAATTGCCTGGAAGCATTGAATTATGCCTTGTCTTACGATCCAGAAGATGCAGACAGCCTTTGTCTGATGGGAAGGATCTATAATGAGATTCTTACAGATTATGAACAGGCCAAACTCTATTTTGAGGAAGCAATGCAATATAATATGGGCAGCTTGAGTGTTCCACAGTATTATATTAAATGCCTGCTGGATAATGAAGACTTGGATGAAGCAGAAAAGCTGATTGAATACGCAATGAAGATAAAAGGAATTGATAAATGCAGAATTCTTATTCAGCAGTCGTTGCTTTTCGAAATCAGATTGGACTATAAAAAAGCAATCGAACCATTGAAAAAAGCCAGAAGCTTTGCCTACGATCAGTGTATGATTGATTTTTTGAAAAACAGAGAAAAATTTGTCAAAGCAAAAATGCCTAAAAAGCCAAAGAAAAAAGTAATTAAAAAGAAGAAGGAGACTCAATAA